Proteins from a genomic interval of Paenibacillus sp. FSL R5-0623:
- a CDS encoding alpha-galactosidase, which translates to MAIYINESQHIFHLQSRVTSYVIQIIDGYPLLVYWGQRLSEKGNLEKLVPGLEKTELGSMPHEYPQYGTGDFRSPAYQVLLEDGSRITELSFKGYSTGAGKPALDGLPYVYTETDHEADTLELELEDAYAGITVLLKYCIFRDGAITRSVHFKNNGQRTIKLLRALSANVDLYGKSHYELLYLAGHWAREAHLQRRPLGPGGTSLGSRRGMSSHQHNPFAAVVSPGADEDHGEVFAVNLVYSGNFHAEAEVDAFGVVRLGIGLNPFDFGWLLPPGQSFQTPEAVLVYSNEGIGGMSRIYHRLYRNRLCRGVHRDKERPILVNNWEATYFNFTAEKIEAIAEAGSQLGIELLVLDDGWFGKRDSDNSSLGDWVEDRRKLPNGLRDLAERIERQGLQFGLWFEPEMISPDSDLYRKHPDWCLHVEGRRRTEARWQLVLDLSRPEVRDYLYDALAEIFTNVPVSYVKWDMNRALTEIGSATALPENQQEIAHRYVLGLYELLNKLTTAFPEILFESCSSGGGRFDPGMLYYMPQTWTSDNTDAVERLKIQYGTSLVYPVSTIGAHVSAVPNHQVHRDTSLKFRGDVAMSGNFGYELDLTKFTDAEKIQVKEQVAMYKEHRSLIQQGDLFRLRSPFQGNETSWMFVSDNRCEAIVFYFRVLAKPTPAADVLQLKGLDHSYTYEVTGESGHMGTFGGDRLMQAGLMIPPLTGDYTSAWFKLSAT; encoded by the coding sequence ATGGCTATTTATATAAACGAGTCACAGCATATTTTTCATCTGCAATCCCGCGTAACCAGTTATGTTATTCAAATCATAGACGGCTATCCGTTACTGGTATATTGGGGACAAAGATTGTCCGAGAAAGGAAACCTTGAAAAACTTGTACCAGGTCTGGAAAAAACGGAGCTAGGCTCCATGCCTCATGAATATCCGCAATATGGAACAGGTGACTTCAGATCGCCTGCCTATCAAGTTCTACTTGAAGACGGGAGCCGCATTACAGAGCTAAGCTTCAAAGGGTACTCAACCGGCGCTGGTAAACCAGCACTTGATGGTCTGCCGTATGTGTATACGGAAACAGACCATGAAGCAGATACCTTGGAGCTGGAACTGGAGGATGCGTATGCAGGAATCACCGTTCTTCTGAAATATTGCATCTTCAGGGATGGAGCTATTACCAGGTCAGTTCATTTTAAGAACAACGGTCAACGCACGATCAAACTTTTACGTGCGCTTAGTGCCAATGTTGATTTGTATGGCAAGAGCCATTATGAATTGTTATACCTTGCGGGTCATTGGGCACGTGAGGCGCATCTTCAACGCAGGCCCCTGGGCCCCGGAGGTACTAGTCTCGGGAGCAGACGTGGAATGAGTAGTCATCAGCACAATCCTTTTGCGGCTGTCGTTAGCCCGGGAGCCGATGAGGATCATGGGGAGGTTTTTGCAGTAAATCTGGTGTATAGCGGTAATTTTCATGCCGAAGCTGAAGTGGATGCTTTTGGTGTCGTTCGTTTGGGCATTGGCCTGAATCCATTTGATTTTGGTTGGCTGCTTCCTCCTGGCCAATCCTTCCAAACTCCTGAGGCTGTATTGGTATATTCAAATGAAGGGATCGGAGGCATGTCCCGAATCTATCATCGACTCTACCGGAACCGTTTATGCCGCGGCGTGCATAGGGACAAGGAGCGACCGATTCTCGTGAACAATTGGGAGGCAACTTATTTTAATTTCACTGCAGAAAAGATTGAAGCGATTGCCGAGGCAGGCTCTCAACTGGGGATTGAACTGTTGGTGCTTGATGACGGCTGGTTTGGCAAACGTGACAGCGACAATAGTTCGCTCGGAGACTGGGTTGAAGATCGGAGAAAGCTTCCTAACGGCTTGCGTGATTTGGCAGAGCGGATTGAACGCCAAGGCTTGCAATTCGGATTGTGGTTTGAACCTGAAATGATCTCACCCGACAGTGATCTGTACCGGAAGCACCCCGACTGGTGCCTGCACGTTGAAGGCCGTCGCCGGACGGAAGCCCGCTGGCAATTGGTATTGGATCTTTCACGGCCGGAAGTCCGTGATTATTTGTATGATGCACTGGCTGAAATCTTCACCAACGTACCTGTTTCTTATGTAAAATGGGACATGAACCGCGCGTTGACCGAAATTGGTTCCGCAACGGCTTTACCCGAGAATCAACAGGAGATTGCACATCGGTACGTGCTTGGGCTCTATGAACTTTTGAATAAACTGACGACTGCATTTCCGGAAATTTTATTCGAAAGTTGTTCCAGCGGTGGAGGTCGGTTTGATCCCGGAATGCTGTACTACATGCCGCAGACTTGGACAAGTGACAACACGGATGCCGTGGAACGCTTAAAAATACAATACGGGACCAGTTTGGTATATCCCGTCAGTACCATCGGAGCTCATGTCTCCGCGGTGCCGAACCATCAAGTCCACCGTGATACCTCACTTAAATTCAGAGGTGACGTTGCGATGTCGGGGAACTTTGGCTATGAACTTGATCTGACCAAATTCACGGATGCCGAAAAAATCCAGGTGAAAGAACAGGTTGCCATGTACAAAGAACATCGTTCTCTCATACAACAGGGTGATCTATTTAGACTTCGGAGTCCTTTTCAAGGCAATGAAACATCCTGGATGTTCGTTTCGGACAATCGATGCGAAGCTATTGTATTTTACTTTCGAGTTTTAGCCAAGCCCACTCCTGCTGCTGATGTACTTCAGCTCAAAGGATTGGATCATTCGTATACTTATGAAGTGACTGGAGAGAGTGGACACATGGGAACTTTCGGCGGGGATCGTTTAATGCAAGCAGGCTTGATGATCCCTCCCCTTACAGGAGATTATACCAGTGCATGGTTCAAGTTGAGCGCTACTTAA
- a CDS encoding sugar ABC transporter permease, translating to MKAITEERRFRTRKQKNSQKWKVFKNQKYLYMMSFPFVIWVFVFQYLPLWGWTMAFQNYRPGKGFFDQKWVGFDHFQALFQDEHFYLVLRNTLAMSLMGLVAGFVFPVLFAVVLNEVRVQFMKRFVQTVSYLPHFVSWVVAAGIVIKMLSTDGGAINDLLLGLNLIDQPIQFMAKGQLFWGIVTGADVWKETGWNAIIYLAAISGIGPELYEAARVDGASRMRQIWHITLPGIRPTIIVLFIMSIGHLVGIGFEKQFLLGNHMVSDYSEVLDLYALNYGLSMGRYSFGTAISIFNSVISVILLFVVNGLFKKFANESIM from the coding sequence ATGAAAGCGATAACAGAAGAGAGAAGGTTCCGCACACGCAAACAAAAAAATTCGCAAAAGTGGAAAGTCTTTAAGAATCAAAAATATCTGTACATGATGTCATTTCCGTTTGTGATTTGGGTGTTTGTATTTCAGTATTTGCCTCTGTGGGGATGGACGATGGCATTTCAAAACTACAGACCAGGCAAAGGTTTTTTCGATCAAAAATGGGTTGGATTCGATCATTTCCAAGCACTGTTTCAGGATGAGCATTTCTATTTGGTGCTAAGAAATACGCTGGCAATGAGCCTTATGGGACTTGTGGCTGGGTTCGTGTTTCCTGTATTGTTCGCAGTGGTTCTAAACGAGGTACGGGTTCAGTTTATGAAGCGTTTCGTACAGACTGTTTCTTACCTGCCTCACTTCGTGTCTTGGGTCGTGGCCGCCGGGATCGTCATCAAAATGCTGTCAACCGACGGAGGCGCGATAAACGACTTGCTCTTGGGGCTGAATTTGATTGACCAACCGATACAATTTATGGCCAAGGGTCAACTGTTCTGGGGAATAGTGACCGGAGCCGATGTTTGGAAGGAGACAGGGTGGAACGCCATTATCTATTTGGCTGCCATTTCGGGGATTGGTCCTGAACTGTATGAGGCCGCAAGGGTAGACGGCGCCAGTCGTATGAGACAAATATGGCATATTACACTCCCTGGCATCAGGCCAACAATCATCGTACTGTTTATTATGTCGATTGGCCACCTCGTAGGAATCGGATTTGAAAAGCAATTCTTGCTTGGTAATCACATGGTTAGCGATTATTCCGAAGTGTTGGATCTGTATGCGTTGAACTACGGTTTATCCATGGGGAGATATTCTTTCGGTACCGCTATTAGTATCTTTAACTCGGTCATCAGCGTGATTTTGCTGTTCGTCGTGAATGGACTCTTTAAAAAATTCGCTAACGAAAGCATTATGTAA
- a CDS encoding carbohydrate ABC transporter permease produces the protein MEASEPTTSSVTPKRPKIGAKSPQDLIFDTFVYVFIGVVTIATLYPFLNVLAISFNDSVDTVRGGISIFPRQFTLENYKLIFSYEGLITGFKISVLRTLIGTLAGLVSGSMVAYTLARREFQGRRFVSVFLAITMYVSGGLIPSFILIKNLDLINTFAVYILPGLVSAFNIFIIRSFIDGIPYALQESAKLDGANDFTIYWRVILPLTKPALATVALFLAVGQWNSWFDTYLYNGSNDSLTTLQYELMKVLQSTTTNSNNIRGENMSQLMSQVSPDAVKMAITIIATVPILIVYPFLQKYFVKGMTLGAVKS, from the coding sequence ATGGAAGCATCCGAGCCGACAACTTCTTCCGTCACACCCAAACGACCGAAGATAGGCGCAAAATCTCCCCAAGACTTGATATTTGACACCTTTGTTTATGTTTTCATCGGAGTCGTTACGATCGCGACGCTATATCCCTTTTTGAATGTGCTCGCCATTTCATTCAACGATTCCGTAGATACTGTTCGAGGCGGTATTTCTATTTTCCCTAGACAATTCACTCTTGAAAATTATAAGCTCATCTTTAGTTATGAGGGGTTGATCACGGGATTCAAAATATCGGTGCTTCGAACTCTAATAGGAACCCTGGCAGGTCTGGTAAGCGGTTCGATGGTTGCTTATACACTTGCTCGTAGAGAGTTTCAGGGAAGACGATTTGTTTCCGTATTTCTGGCGATCACAATGTATGTATCGGGCGGTTTGATTCCTAGTTTTATCTTGATCAAGAATCTGGATCTGATCAATACGTTCGCAGTTTATATTTTGCCAGGACTCGTAAGCGCCTTCAATATATTCATCATCCGTTCGTTCATTGATGGAATTCCTTATGCTCTGCAAGAATCGGCCAAGCTTGATGGGGCAAACGATTTCACCATTTACTGGCGTGTCATACTACCGCTCACCAAGCCTGCACTTGCAACCGTAGCCTTGTTCCTTGCTGTCGGCCAATGGAATTCCTGGTTTGATACGTACCTTTATAATGGTTCCAATGACTCCCTGACCACCTTGCAGTATGAGCTCATGAAAGTGCTTCAGAGTACCACCACAAACTCGAACAATATACGTGGGGAAAACATGTCTCAATTGATGTCACAAGTGTCTCCTGACGCTGTCAAAATGGCGATTACCATCATCGCAACTGTGCCTATTCTCATTGTGTACCCATTCTTGCAAAAGTACTTTGTAAAAGGCATGACACTAGGTGCGGTCAAAAGCTGA
- a CDS encoding ABC transporter substrate-binding protein, whose translation MRKRTRKTAVTLLSAGLLLSQLAACSGSGGGESASENGSSPIKLTYFSEDGSPNWNNMNDRIGKVITEKTGVVLDAEFAVGDPVQKVSIMAATGEVPDLIAAKADLGKLVDVGAVLDLTDLIEEHAPNIKKMLGDKIVRAKYSLEDQAIYAIPTWSAIDERKFKADGGFQLQHRVVKEAGYPEIRTVKDYEKVLTDYIAKHPTDDNGNKNIGLTINADDWHMYQVTNMGFFTTGAPDDGEYYVDQETFDVTYHFRRSEEREYFRWLNHMNDIGLLDKESFVQKTDQFKSKVSSGRVLGLIDPAWDYGDAQQALKASGKFDQTYGHYPVTLSKDYKDTNFWSAGFDGGYGIAISSECKDPVAAIKFLDYLASEEGQILMNWGIEGQDYVVENGKRTVPKDVQEKMDKEGSAYMKESGLGLYWNLSVHYGDGIKDSTGNYYTKTNSDLLTATYSAPEKDALAAYKVEHWRDLFPKEEEFPERKAGAVYNIALPSDSQATILMAKMKDITWKRIPEAVMAKPENFDKVWDEYMAELEKAGVEEMEEAFGQYVKDRVKLWSGQ comes from the coding sequence ATGAGAAAGCGAACCCGAAAAACAGCAGTAACACTACTTTCAGCTGGTCTGTTGCTCAGTCAACTCGCAGCCTGCAGTGGAAGTGGTGGCGGAGAATCAGCAAGTGAAAACGGCTCGAGTCCTATCAAGCTTACTTATTTTTCAGAAGATGGAAGTCCTAACTGGAACAATATGAATGACCGTATAGGAAAAGTCATCACAGAGAAAACAGGTGTCGTTTTGGATGCTGAATTCGCGGTGGGGGACCCTGTGCAAAAGGTATCCATCATGGCTGCCACCGGTGAAGTTCCCGATCTCATAGCTGCTAAGGCGGATCTTGGCAAGCTAGTGGATGTAGGTGCAGTTCTTGATCTGACGGACTTGATTGAAGAACATGCCCCTAATATTAAAAAGATGCTTGGCGATAAGATTGTTCGTGCCAAATATAGCTTGGAGGATCAAGCCATCTATGCCATTCCGACTTGGTCTGCTATCGATGAACGTAAATTCAAAGCCGACGGCGGCTTCCAACTTCAACATCGTGTTGTAAAAGAAGCTGGTTATCCTGAAATTCGTACGGTAAAGGACTATGAGAAGGTCCTTACAGACTATATAGCTAAACACCCAACAGATGATAACGGCAACAAAAATATCGGACTAACCATTAATGCGGATGACTGGCATATGTATCAGGTGACGAACATGGGATTTTTTACGACAGGTGCACCGGATGATGGAGAATACTATGTGGATCAAGAAACTTTTGATGTAACCTATCATTTCCGCCGTTCAGAGGAAAGAGAATATTTCCGTTGGTTGAACCATATGAACGATATAGGTTTATTGGATAAGGAAAGTTTTGTCCAAAAGACGGATCAATTCAAATCCAAGGTTTCATCTGGACGTGTGCTTGGGCTAATCGATCCTGCATGGGACTATGGAGATGCTCAACAGGCATTGAAGGCATCTGGGAAATTTGACCAGACTTACGGTCATTATCCAGTCACGTTGTCTAAGGATTATAAGGATACAAATTTCTGGTCCGCTGGTTTTGACGGAGGATACGGTATTGCAATCTCCAGCGAATGCAAGGATCCTGTAGCTGCGATTAAATTTTTGGATTACCTGGCTTCTGAAGAAGGACAGATTCTGATGAACTGGGGGATCGAGGGACAAGATTACGTTGTAGAGAATGGAAAAAGAACTGTACCGAAGGATGTTCAAGAAAAGATGGACAAAGAAGGTAGTGCTTACATGAAGGAATCGGGTCTCGGCCTGTATTGGAACCTATCGGTTCATTATGGTGACGGAATTAAGGACTCAACAGGCAATTATTATACGAAAACGAACAGTGACCTTTTAACGGCGACTTACAGTGCACCCGAAAAAGATGCTTTGGCTGCTTACAAAGTCGAGCATTGGAGAGATCTTTTCCCGAAAGAAGAAGAGTTTCCTGAAAGAAAAGCCGGGGCAGTTTACAATATTGCCTTGCCAAGCGATAGCCAGGCGACAATATTAATGGCCAAAATGAAGGATATCACATGGAAACGAATTCCCGAAGCTGTAATGGCCAAACCGGAAAATTTTGATAAAGTCTGGGATGAGTACATGGCTGAATTGGAAAAGGCTGGAGTGGAAGAGATGGAAGAGGCTTTTGGTCAATATGTGAAAGACCGTGTTAAACTGTGGAGCGGTCAATAA
- a CDS encoding glycosyl hydrolase, protein MKSIPCNPNASEEVRSVLNYFHEIQGSGIITGQHTQTMVQEELNYIYQVTGKRPALCGFELLGYSPNINYDDSGEECLLEIAENQDTLQKAWEWTENNRGLLTFTWHWFSPLGGRDKSFYSEHTNFNVSKAITEGTKEYEALLSDMDHMANILREFCDKRIPILWRPFHEAEGTWFWWGSQGPEIAKQLYRIMYERYTHYHNLNNLIWVWNSPLVEGYVGDDVVDIISRDMYPPAHQHTDLRKEYDELVGVTRTPKLAAIGEIGPIPSIRSLSTSRIPWLWFMTWSQDFGRTEKFTTNEELRSAYHCDYAITLDKLPKLY, encoded by the coding sequence ATGAAATCGATACCTTGCAATCCTAATGCATCGGAAGAAGTACGTTCTGTGCTCAACTATTTCCACGAGATTCAAGGGAGTGGCATCATTACGGGACAGCACACCCAAACCATGGTGCAAGAGGAATTAAACTACATCTATCAAGTAACAGGGAAGCGGCCGGCACTATGCGGATTCGAGCTTCTTGGGTATTCTCCAAACATTAATTATGACGATAGTGGCGAAGAGTGTTTGCTGGAAATCGCTGAAAACCAGGATACGCTGCAAAAAGCCTGGGAGTGGACGGAGAACAACAGAGGCTTGCTTACGTTCACATGGCATTGGTTTTCACCGCTTGGCGGACGGGATAAAAGCTTCTATTCGGAGCATACAAATTTTAACGTAAGTAAAGCGATTACGGAAGGAACCAAAGAATATGAAGCGCTCTTGTCCGATATGGACCATATGGCCAATATCCTCCGGGAATTTTGCGACAAACGTATTCCGATCTTGTGGAGACCATTTCATGAAGCGGAAGGCACTTGGTTCTGGTGGGGCAGTCAAGGCCCGGAAATCGCAAAACAATTGTACCGTATCATGTATGAGAGGTATACCCATTACCATAATCTAAATAATTTAATTTGGGTGTGGAACTCACCGTTGGTCGAAGGTTACGTTGGGGATGACGTGGTTGACATTATTTCCAGGGATATGTATCCCCCAGCTCACCAACATACTGATTTACGGAAGGAATATGATGAACTGGTTGGTGTTACACGAACTCCAAAACTTGCTGCTATCGGGGAGATTGGTCCGATTCCGAGTATTAGAAGCTTGTCCACCTCGCGCATCCCGTGGCTGTGGTTTATGACATGGTCTCAGGATTTTGGTAGGACGGAGAAGTTTACGACAAATGAGGAGCTGCGCAGCGCCTATCACTGTGACTATGCTATAACATTGGACAAGCTACCAAAGCTATATTAA
- a CDS encoding transposase has protein sequence MFTALEGHMMPDHVHMLVAIPTKSAVSIKDNPFKAGLCPGL, from the coding sequence ATTTTTACGGCTTTAGAAGGTCATATGATGCCCGATCATGTCCACATGCTGGTAGCGATTCCAACGAAGAGTGCAGTCTCAATAAAAGATAATCCGTTCAAGGCAGGTCTCTGTCCTGGATTGTAG
- a CDS encoding MarR family transcriptional regulator, translated as MISKDRTKQLLYDQFIRFLHVYENHKDTEIEHFLSIAQRESIEKIPQHLTAVHMIDCIGKHEPINNTGIAEAMNLSKASITKIGNKLLEEGFVKRTKMNDNKKESYFRLSPQGKKIFELHERLHIHEAERFYRTLDKYSETELKIIHQFLQDSSMNIESR; from the coding sequence ATGATCTCAAAAGATCGAACAAAACAGTTGCTTTATGACCAATTTATTCGTTTTTTACATGTGTATGAGAACCACAAGGATACAGAAATCGAGCATTTCCTAAGTATCGCCCAGCGAGAAAGCATCGAGAAAATCCCTCAGCATTTGACCGCGGTTCATATGATAGATTGCATAGGCAAGCATGAGCCTATTAACAACACGGGTATTGCTGAGGCGATGAATTTGTCCAAAGCAAGTATCACCAAAATTGGAAACAAACTGCTCGAGGAAGGATTCGTCAAACGTACGAAAATGAACGACAACAAAAAGGAGAGCTATTTCCGGTTGTCACCGCAAGGCAAAAAAATCTTTGAACTGCATGAACGTCTGCATATACATGAGGCTGAGCGCTTCTATCGTACTCTCGACAAATACTCGGAAACGGAGCTGAAAATAATCCATCAATTTCTTCAAGACAGCAGTATGAATATTGAATCCAGATAG
- a CDS encoding nitroreductase — MKHLSLAELIRERRSIRKCNSTPVDQELIVALLRKAIRLQPSVESGSWRVVYAGTPEARKRLVDCMLEQMSQSKLGKLIPGKLLDVFKKRFTDIPAHVIVMSTVGPNRLTNDRNYAAASGVMQSFQLLGWERGLGMLWDTESMIQHEAFFNGIGLREDERFVGILHIGYYDKAPRSRKRTPAEQKWTVLRGQST; from the coding sequence GTGAAGCATTTGAGTCTGGCGGAATTGATCAGGGAGCGCAGGAGTATTCGTAAATGTAACTCTACGCCGGTGGACCAGGAGTTAATTGTAGCATTACTGCGTAAGGCTATAAGGCTTCAACCATCTGTTGAGTCTGGCTCGTGGCGTGTAGTATATGCCGGAACTCCAGAAGCTCGCAAACGGTTGGTGGACTGCATGCTGGAACAGATGTCACAAAGCAAGCTCGGCAAGTTGATTCCAGGGAAACTTCTGGATGTTTTTAAAAAGAGATTTACCGATATTCCTGCCCACGTCATTGTTATGTCGACTGTAGGACCGAATCGTCTGACCAATGACCGCAATTATGCGGCTGCCAGCGGGGTGATGCAGAGCTTCCAACTGTTGGGCTGGGAACGAGGGTTAGGAATGTTATGGGATACAGAGTCCATGATTCAGCATGAAGCGTTCTTCAATGGAATTGGCTTACGTGAGGATGAAAGATTTGTTGGTATTCTTCATATAGGATATTACGACAAAGCGCCAAGAAGTCGGAAAAGAACACCAGCCGAGCAGAAATGGACCGTATTGCGAGGACAGTCTACATAG
- a CDS encoding nitroreductase family protein, whose protein sequence is MKLSDLEGVMGGPSEFLEQPVSHDLILELLNHAVWAPNDGLREPWRFIFADNRYGDFMQGLQEPAPAYLLVLVKEEADQYKREEDFAAVCCLIQNFRLLAHEQSLGVRCTLHDWMYDSSRTEMFGVLNNERIAAVLELGYGANQWKGNTELPETQLHFELL, encoded by the coding sequence ATGAAATTGTCAGATCTGGAAGGAGTCATGGGCGGTCCGAGTGAGTTTTTGGAACAACCGGTATCGCACGACCTCATCCTTGAATTGCTTAATCATGCCGTATGGGCGCCAAATGATGGACTCCGAGAGCCGTGGCGATTTATCTTTGCCGATAACCGGTATGGGGACTTCATGCAGGGATTACAGGAGCCTGCCCCTGCATATCTTCTGGTCTTGGTGAAAGAAGAGGCGGATCAATATAAGCGGGAAGAGGACTTTGCAGCTGTCTGCTGCCTAATTCAGAATTTCCGCTTGCTGGCTCATGAGCAAAGTCTGGGTGTGCGCTGTACCTTGCATGACTGGATGTACGATTCGAGCCGTACTGAAATGTTTGGTGTACTGAATAACGAGCGCATTGCTGCGGTTCTGGAATTGGGATACGGTGCAAATCAGTGGAAAGGAAATACGGAGTTGCCTGAGACTCAACTTCATTTTGAACTGCTGTAG
- a CDS encoding NAD(P)-dependent oxidoreductase, whose protein sequence is MKILIVGYFSETSKSNIAGSFPQDWNVVIVPPGKEMLHHIEDCQVIIPEHIKVDHSLLSNAKKLKLVQTGAGFDNVDVPACTQRGIWVANAAGVNAQAVAEHVMALLLSYYKNIPSLDTFMKNKMDENQLDYTGNELKGKTIGIIGLGAIGKKVAAFCRVFDMNVLAYARNATVQSDDFVKKTDFDTLVSTSDIVSVHVPLNEQTKQLINKATFKKMKNTALFINTARGGIVNERDLIDALKNGDISGACLDVFESEPLPIDSELRNLGNVVLTPHTAGMPDGRKFHKTRYDFFIKNIKRVENGEEPESKLNQL, encoded by the coding sequence ATGAAGATTCTCATCGTTGGCTATTTTAGCGAGACCTCAAAATCCAATATTGCAGGGAGTTTTCCGCAAGACTGGAACGTTGTAATTGTTCCGCCCGGAAAAGAAATGCTGCATCATATTGAAGATTGCCAGGTAATCATTCCTGAACATATTAAAGTGGATCACAGCCTGCTTTCTAACGCAAAAAAATTAAAATTGGTACAGACGGGTGCAGGATTTGATAATGTGGATGTCCCTGCCTGTACACAGCGCGGCATTTGGGTGGCCAATGCTGCAGGAGTGAATGCACAGGCAGTGGCCGAGCACGTCATGGCACTGTTATTGTCTTATTATAAAAACATACCGTCTCTTGATACTTTCATGAAAAATAAGATGGATGAAAATCAATTGGACTATACAGGGAATGAGTTAAAGGGCAAAACGATTGGAATTATCGGTTTGGGTGCTATTGGAAAAAAAGTTGCTGCGTTTTGCAGGGTTTTTGATATGAATGTACTGGCGTATGCGAGAAATGCCACTGTACAATCGGACGATTTTGTGAAAAAGACGGATTTTGATACTCTTGTAAGCACATCGGACATAGTTAGTGTACATGTACCCTTGAATGAACAAACCAAACAGCTGATTAACAAAGCGACATTCAAAAAAATGAAAAATACCGCTCTTTTTATCAATACAGCCCGCGGCGGCATTGTCAATGAAAGAGACTTGATTGATGCATTAAAAAACGGGGATATTTCAGGCGCATGCCTCGATGTGTTTGAATCTGAACCGCTTCCTATTGATAGTGAACTCCGGAATCTGGGTAATGTGGTACTTACTCCCCATACAGCGGGAATGCCTGATGGTCGGAAATTTCATAAAACAAGATATGATTTCTTTATAAAGAATATAAAACGTGTAGAAAATGGTGAGGAGCCTGAAAGCAAGCTCAATCAGTTATGA
- a CDS encoding XRE family transcriptional regulator, whose translation MDEIDESKQIVLQIGGALKKYRKEKNMTLDDLSELTGVSKLTLGNIERGETNPTLAIIWKISKGISLPLLALFTSEKPVSLYRAGEGLRFSNDEKNWIIEPVFKSNDIEMCRAYLQPNSSYYPEGHHVNTTEIATVMTGSIELQVNGEMYTLNQYDTISFRADYPHAYTNHTNNETVLHISLKYGF comes from the coding sequence ATGGATGAAATCGATGAGTCAAAACAAATTGTATTACAAATCGGCGGTGCATTAAAAAAGTATAGAAAAGAAAAAAACATGACCTTAGACGACTTATCAGAATTAACGGGTGTAAGCAAACTTACTCTGGGGAATATCGAACGTGGTGAAACAAATCCAACTTTGGCCATCATATGGAAAATTTCAAAAGGAATATCTTTACCGCTATTGGCTTTGTTCACATCAGAGAAACCCGTTAGTTTGTATCGAGCAGGGGAGGGACTGCGGTTTTCTAATGATGAAAAAAATTGGATCATTGAACCCGTCTTTAAAAGCAACGATATTGAAATGTGTCGGGCATACTTACAGCCAAATAGCTCGTATTATCCTGAAGGTCATCATGTGAATACAACTGAAATTGCCACAGTAATGACGGGTTCCATTGAGTTACAAGTCAATGGAGAGATGTACACATTGAATCAATATGATACGATCAGTTTTCGTGCAGATTATCCCCACGCTTATACCAATCATACGAATAACGAAACAGTGCTCCATATATCCTTAAAGTATGGCTTCTAA